One part of the Malus sylvestris chromosome 2, drMalSylv7.2, whole genome shotgun sequence genome encodes these proteins:
- the LOC126604591 gene encoding auxin-responsive protein SAUR36-like, producing MARFRGFKLGKRLCRVSRWFFVRGTRTRPEYARLNPGSPSACSYKPMSRLLTWGRKLSAGAKSLCCSKPGSGYKRLGQNPVEKNKPVPVPKGHLAVYVGQKDGDFHRVLVPVIYFNHPLFGQLLREAEEEYGYEHDGGITIPCPMSDFESVKTRIAAGSGHRRLTWKRSATL from the coding sequence ATGGCAAGGTTCAGAGGATTCAAGCTCGGAAAGCGCCTTTGCCGGGTCAGCCGTTGGTTCTTCGTCCGTGGGACCCGAACCCGACCCGAATATGCCCGGCTCAACCCGGGTTCTCCCTCGGCTTGCAGCTACAAACCCATGTCAAGGCTGCTCACCTGGGGTCGGAAGCTGTCCGCTGGGGCTAAATCTTTGTGCTGCAGCAAGCCAGGGTCGGGTTACAAGCGGTTGGGTCAGAACCCGGTTGAGAAAAACAAGCCTGTACCGGTGCCGAAGGGACATCTAGCTGTATACGTGGGCCAAAAAGACGGCGACTTTCACCGAGTTTTGGTGCCGGTCATTTACTTTAACCATCCCCTGTTCGGGCAGCTTCTGAGAGAGGCCGAGGAGGAGTACGGGTATGAGCACGACGGCGGGATCACCATACCCTGCCCGATGTCGGACTTTGAGAGCGTCAAGACCCGGATCGCCGCCGGGTCTGGTCACCGGAGGCTGACTTGGAAGCGCAGCGCCACGCTTTAG